One Equus caballus isolate H_3958 breed thoroughbred chromosome 14, TB-T2T, whole genome shotgun sequence DNA segment encodes these proteins:
- the RPL26L1 gene encoding ribosomal protein uL24-like yields MKFNPFVTSDRSKNRKRHFNAPSHVRRKIMSSPLSKELRQKYNVRSMPIRKDDEVQVVRGHYKGQQIGKVVQVYRKKYVIYIERVQREKANGTTVHVGIHPSKVAITRLKLDKDRKTILERKAKSRQVGKEKGKYKEELIEKMQE; encoded by the exons ATGAAGTTCAACCCCTTCGTGACCTCGGACCGCAGCAAAAACCGCAAACGCCACTTCAACGCCCCCTCGCACGTGCGCAGGAAGATCATGTCGTCGCCGCTCTCCAAGGAGCTGCGGCAGAAGTATAACGTGCGCTCCATGCCCATCCGCAAGGACGACGAGGTCCAG GTGGTTCGAGGACACTACAAAGGTCAGCAAATTGGCAAGGTAGTCCAGGTGTACAGGAAGAAATATGTCATCTACATCGAGCGGGTGCAGCGGGAGAAGGCAAATGGCACGACCGTCCACGTGGGCATTCACCCAAGCAAG GTGGCTATCACCAGATTAAAACTAGACAAAGATCGGAAAACAATTCTTGAACGCAAAGCCAAATCTCGACAAGttggaaaagagaaaggcaaatataaGGAAGAACTTATTGAGAAAATGCAGGAGTGA